CAGGGTGCCGAGCGCGGCCGCCAGCGGCAGGTTGAGGGTGACGTTGGAGTAGACGAGGTTGCCGATCAGCTGGGTCTTCCCGCCGACGATCTGCACCGTGATGTAGTCGCCGAGGCTGAGCGAGAAGGTGAAGACGGATCCGGCGGCGACCGCCGGCCACACCAGCGGCAGCACCACCGAGACGAAGGTCCGCCAGGTCCTCGCTCCCAGGTCGGCGGAGGCGTTCAGGAGGTTGTCGGGGAGCTGGGCGAGCGCGGTGTGGATCGGCAGCACCATGTACGGCAGCCAGAGGTACGTGAGGACGAGCACCGTCGCCGTGAGCCCGTACCCGGGTCCGCTGAGGCCGAACGGCCGCAGCGCCCAGTCCAGCGGCCCGCCTTCGGAGAGGATGAGCCGCCACGCGTACACCTTCACCAGATAGCCGGCCCACAGCGGCATGAGCAGCGCCACCACGAAGAGCGGCCGGCGGCGCGGGTGCGCGACGCGCGCCGTGTAGAAGGCGAGCGGGAAGGCGATGACGGCGCAGAGGGCGGTCACCGCGAGGGCGACGCCGACGGTGCGCAGGGCGACCGTCCGGTAGACGGGCGAGCTGACGAGCTCCTCGAAGTTCGCCGTGGTCCAGATCCGGACGACCTCGGACGTGAAGCTGTCGGTCGACCAGAAGGCGGACAGGAACAGGGCCGCGAGGGAGCCGAGGTAGGCGAGGACGAGCCAGAGGAGCGGTGCGGTGAGCAGGGCCGCGAGCCGCAGCCGGGGCCGCCGGTGCAGGGCCCCGGCGAACCGCCGGACGGCGCTCCGGCCGGGGCCGGCGGCTCGTGTCGCGGACTCGGGGGAGAGTCCGGGGGAGAGTGCGGTCATGGCGTCGGGGTCAGCCCTTGATCTCGTTCCAGGCCTGGACCCACTTGGCGTACGGCACGCAGCGCGCGTCCGTCCGGCCGTCCAGGCACTGCTCGATGGGCGTCGTCCAGAAGTGGACCTGCTTCCAGTACGCCTCGTCGGTGGCGTGGAAGACGGCGCAGTGGTTCTTGTCGGCGGTCTCGGCGCAGGACTTCGCGTTGGCCGGGGCCTCGCCGAAGTACTCGGCGACCTGGGCGTTGGTCTTCGGCGAGACGATCCAGTCGAGCCACTTGTAGGCGCAGGTGGGGTGCTTGGCCTTGGCCGAGACCATCCAGGTGTCGGACCAGCCGGTCGAGCCCTCCTTCGGCAGGACCGCCTCGACCTTCGCGCCCTCGCCCTTCGCGAGGTTGGCGATCACCTGCCAGCTGGTGCCGACGACCGAGTCGCCGCTCTTGAAGGCGGAGATCTCCTTGAGGTAGTCGCTCCAGTACTCGCCGATGTGCCCGTTCTGCTCCTTGAGCAGGGCCACGGCGGCGTCGAACTGCCTCTGGTCGAGGGCGTAGGGGTTCTTGATGCCGAGCTCGGGCTTGGTGGCCTTGAGGTACAGGGCGGCGTCCGCGAGGTAGATGGGGGAGTCGTAGGCGGTGACCTTGCCGCTGTGCGCCGAGGCCTTGTCGAAGACGGCCGACCAGGAGTCGGGGGCCGGCTTCACCTTCTCCGTGTCGTACATGAGGAGGTTGGCGCCGCGGCCGTGCGGGATGCCGTAGGCGACGCCCTTGACGGAGTTCCACTCCTTGTTCTTGAGCCCGGCGAACACGTCGGCGTAGTTCGGCACCAGCGCCGTGTTCACGGGGGCGGCGTCGCCGGAGGCGATCAGGCGGAGGGAGGCGTCGCCGGAGGCGGAGACCGCGTCGTACGCGCCGGTCTTCATCAGCGAGACCATCTCGTCGGAGGTCGCGGCCGTCTTGGCGTTGACCTGGCAGCCGGTCTGCTTCTCGAAGGCGCTGACCCAGTCGACCTTCGGGTCGTTCGAGCCGTCCTCGACGTAGCCGGCCCAGGCGATCAGATTGACCTCGCCCTCGGCCTTGCCGAGTGCGGTCGGCGCCTTGAGGTCGGGCGGGTTGAGGCCGCCGGACTTCCCGGACCCCGCCGGGTCGGCCGATCCGCAGGCGGTGACGAGGAGCAGCCCGGAGAGGGCGGCTGCGGTCAGGAGGGAGCGGTGCGGGCGCACGTGGTTCTCCGTTGCGTGAGGGGACGGGGGCGTGGGGGAGCAGGGGTGCGGGGACCGCGGTCGCTCACGGGGTCTGCGGGACGAGCACGGCGTGGCTCGGGTGCCACTGGAGGCCGATCCGGGCGCCCCGGAAGGCGGCGAGGTCGGCGGAGGAGGTCTCCAGGTTCTGCTGGAGGGCGGTGAGCCGGCCGCCGCCGTCGAGGTCGACGAGGAAGCGGGTGGAGTCGCCGAGGTAGACGACCTCGGCGACCGTGCCGGCGGCGGTGGAGTGACCGGGGTCGCCGGGCGCCTTGTGGTCGGTGAGGATCCGGATCTTCTCCGGACGGATGCTGTACGTGCCCGGCGCCCCGACCACCCGTCGGGCGGTGTCCCCGGTCAGCAGGTTGGAGGTGCCGACGAATCCGGCGACGAACGGGGTCGCGGGGCGCTCGTAGATCTCGGCGGGGGCGGCGACCTGTTCGATCCGGCCCTGGTGGAAGACGGCGATCCGGTCGCTCATCGTCAGGGCCTCCTCCTGGTCGTGCGTCACGAACACGAAGGTGATGCCGACCTCCCGCTGGATCTCCTTGAGTTCGACCTGCATCCGCTCGCGGAGCTTGAGGTCGAGCGCCCCGAGGGGTTCGTCGAGCAGGAGCACGCTGGGGCGGCCGACGAGCGCGCGGGCCAGGGCGACCCGCTGGCGCTGACCTCCGGAGAGCTCGGCGGGCCGCCGTTTGCCGAGACCGTCGAGGCCGACCTGCGCGAGGGCGGCGCGGGCCCGCACCAGACGCTCGGCGCGGGCGACGCCGCGGACCTTCAGGCCGTAGGCGACGTTCTGTTCGACCGTCATGTGCGGGAAGAGCGCGTAGTCCTGGAAGACGGTGTGCACGTCCCGCTCGAAGGGGGCGAGCCGGGTGACGTCGCGGCCGGCCAGTTCGACGGTGCCGGAGGTCGGCTCCTCGAATCCGGCGATCATCCGCAGCACGGTCGTCTTCCCGGAACCGGAGGGGCCGAGCATCGAGAAGAACTCGCCGTCGGCGATCTCCAGGTCCACCCCGGCCACGGCCTCGGTCCGGCCGTAGGTCTTGCGCAGTCCCGTCAGCCGGATCGCCATTCCCTCCATGGGCGGGAACCTTTCTGGTGCGGTGGAGCGTTGTTCGGGCGTGGGCGTAAACATATGAAGTCATAGTTCAAATCTCAAGACCCCTTTAAGGTAAAGCCTGAGTCAACGCTCGACGCGCGAGGTGGTTAACCGTGAGACCGAACGGCAGGCCGGACGACGGCGGCGGCGCGGCCGGGACGGGCGCGGCCCGCAGGGCCGTCTTCACGCCCGTCGACACCCGGGCCCGGGTCGACACCGTGGTCCGCCGCATCGGCGACGCCATCGAACTCGGACTCCTCGCCGACGGGGAGCAGTTGCCCGGCGAGACCGACCTCGCCGGACAGCTCGGCGTCTCCACCGTCACCCTGCGCGAGGCCCTCATGGCCCTGCGGCAGCAAGGCCTCGTCACCACCCGCAGGGGCCGCGGCGGCGGCAGCTTCGTCACCCTGCCCGACAGCCCGCCGGAGGAGCGGCTGCGCGCCCGCCTCGCCGACTGGTCCACCGAGGAACTCCGCGACCTCGGCGACCACTGGGCGGCCGTCTCCGGTGCCGCCGCGCTGCTCGCCGCCCGCCGCACCCAGCCCGGAGACCTGCGCCCCCTGACCCGTACGGTCGAGGAACTCGCCGCCGCCGGAGATCCGGCGACCCGCAGCCGGCTCTACGGGCGCTTCCACGTCGAACTGGCCGCCGCGGCCCAGTCCGCCAGGCTCACCCGCGAGGAGATCGCCCTCCAGACGGACCTGGGCGCGCTCCTCTGTCTCGTCCTCGACGACCCGGTCCATCTCGGCAATGTGTCGGATCGTCACCGCGCCGTGATCTCCGCCGTGCAGGATGAGGCCGACGAGCGGGCCAGAACGCTCGCCGAGACGTGCGTACGGGAGTCAGTGGGGCGGCTGATCGCGCTGCGCCTCGGCACCCCCGGCCGCGCACCCGAGCCTCGTCCCGAGGAGGACACGCATGGGCAGGAGCACCGGGCTCGCGGGCCCCGCGGGGGCCATCGCTGAGGCCGTGAGCCGCTTCCGCGACGCGGACCCGGTCGACCCGGTCGTCCGCCGCGTCCGGGACACCCTCGAAGAGGTCTTCGCCGCCGTCGCCGAGACCGGCGCCGACACCGGCGCCCTGCTCGCCGAGGCGGCCGCGCCCGGCCGTGAACCCCTCGCCGCCGACCTGGCCGGCCTGCGTCCCGGGCTGCGGGCCCGGCTCGCCGGCCACCCGCTCGTCTCCGGCGTGGGATTCGTCGCCGCGCCGGGCCTCCTGGCCGACGTGCCCGGCTGGCTCGAATGGTGGCAGCGCGGCCCCGACGGAGCCGTACGCCCGCTCCTCCTCGACCTCGACCCGCAGCACTCCGCGTACTCCGACTACACGCACTGGGACTGGTACACCCTGCCCCGCGAGACCGGCCGCCGGGCCGTCGCCGGGCCGTACGTGGACTACCTCTGCTCCGACGAGTACAGCCTGACGCTCTCCGCGCCGGTCGAACTCGGCGGCCGGTTCGTGGGCGTGGCCGCCGCCGACGTCTACCTCCGGCACTTCGAGGCGGCCGTGCTGCCCGTGCTCCA
This is a stretch of genomic DNA from Streptomyces sp. R44. It encodes these proteins:
- a CDS encoding cache domain-containing protein, giving the protein MGRSTGLAGPAGAIAEAVSRFRDADPVDPVVRRVRDTLEEVFAAVAETGADTGALLAEAAAPGREPLAADLAGLRPGLRARLAGHPLVSGVGFVAAPGLLADVPGWLEWWQRGPDGAVRPLLLDLDPQHSAYSDYTHWDWYTLPRETGRRAVAGPYVDYLCSDEYSLTLSAPVELGGRFVGVAAADVYLRHFEAAVLPVLQRLPAPARLVNARGRVAASTDPSHLAGSLTKGPDFAAVLAGPPAEHRADGLRLRPCGDTPLVLVMADD
- a CDS encoding ABC transporter permease, which produces MTALSPGLSPESATRAAGPGRSAVRRFAGALHRRPRLRLAALLTAPLLWLVLAYLGSLAALFLSAFWSTDSFTSEVVRIWTTANFEELVSSPVYRTVALRTVGVALAVTALCAVIAFPLAFYTARVAHPRRRPLFVVALLMPLWAGYLVKVYAWRLILSEGGPLDWALRPFGLSGPGYGLTATVLVLTYLWLPYMVLPIHTALAQLPDNLLNASADLGARTWRTFVSVVLPLVWPAVAAGSVFTFSLSLGDYITVQIVGGKTQLIGNLVYSNVTLNLPLAAALGTLPVAVIVVYLLAVRRSGALRSL
- a CDS encoding ABC transporter ATP-binding protein, yielding MEGMAIRLTGLRKTYGRTEAVAGVDLEIADGEFFSMLGPSGSGKTTVLRMIAGFEEPTSGTVELAGRDVTRLAPFERDVHTVFQDYALFPHMTVEQNVAYGLKVRGVARAERLVRARAALAQVGLDGLGKRRPAELSGGQRQRVALARALVGRPSVLLLDEPLGALDLKLRERMQVELKEIQREVGITFVFVTHDQEEALTMSDRIAVFHQGRIEQVAAPAEIYERPATPFVAGFVGTSNLLTGDTARRVVGAPGTYSIRPEKIRILTDHKAPGDPGHSTAAGTVAEVVYLGDSTRFLVDLDGGGRLTALQQNLETSSADLAAFRGARIGLQWHPSHAVLVPQTP
- a CDS encoding FadR/GntR family transcriptional regulator produces the protein MRPNGRPDDGGGAAGTGAARRAVFTPVDTRARVDTVVRRIGDAIELGLLADGEQLPGETDLAGQLGVSTVTLREALMALRQQGLVTTRRGRGGGSFVTLPDSPPEERLRARLADWSTEELRDLGDHWAAVSGAAALLAARRTQPGDLRPLTRTVEELAAAGDPATRSRLYGRFHVELAAAAQSARLTREEIALQTDLGALLCLVLDDPVHLGNVSDRHRAVISAVQDEADERARTLAETCVRESVGRLIALRLGTPGRAPEPRPEEDTHGQEHRARGPRGGHR
- a CDS encoding ABC transporter substrate-binding protein is translated as MRPHRSLLTAAALSGLLLVTACGSADPAGSGKSGGLNPPDLKAPTALGKAEGEVNLIAWAGYVEDGSNDPKVDWVSAFEKQTGCQVNAKTAATSDEMVSLMKTGAYDAVSASGDASLRLIASGDAAPVNTALVPNYADVFAGLKNKEWNSVKGVAYGIPHGRGANLLMYDTEKVKPAPDSWSAVFDKASAHSGKVTAYDSPIYLADAALYLKATKPELGIKNPYALDQRQFDAAVALLKEQNGHIGEYWSDYLKEISAFKSGDSVVGTSWQVIANLAKGEGAKVEAVLPKEGSTGWSDTWMVSAKAKHPTCAYKWLDWIVSPKTNAQVAEYFGEAPANAKSCAETADKNHCAVFHATDEAYWKQVHFWTTPIEQCLDGRTDARCVPYAKWVQAWNEIKG